From Novosphingobium resinovorum, the proteins below share one genomic window:
- a CDS encoding M48 family metallopeptidase yields the protein MGRLTVAFGAAVAGVLLAGTAPPPPATTPFSTTLPPYVQAYEPTTVDERGLWMEADEQERTLRDSALVMHEDDLNRYVKGVLCKAVGQERCRSVRVYVLEVPQFNASMSPNGTMRVWSGLLLRVQNEAELAAILGHEFAHFELRHGLRAFKQARSSTDVAAWVGLLGAAAGVSPAALQMSVIGGIYRFSRDQEAAADMLSLGYMANSPYPNAAAADVWRYVMGEDDARSISRGLKPKQAYSSGFFDTHPASLARATYLQEEAMRQPHPGDYGAKAYRDAMRPYLARFLAAQVKANDFGGSEYLLQKMSGVEGWTGDLLFARGQLYRSRGNPRDLATASQFFREAITQGYAEPVVYRELGLSLMRNGEQADGRTALQEYLTRSPDASDRGMINALVATK from the coding sequence ATGGGCCGCCTGACGGTTGCGTTCGGCGCGGCCGTGGCGGGAGTTCTGCTTGCAGGAACTGCCCCGCCGCCGCCAGCAACGACCCCTTTCTCGACCACGCTTCCGCCTTACGTCCAGGCCTATGAACCCACGACCGTCGATGAACGCGGACTGTGGATGGAGGCTGATGAGCAGGAACGCACGCTGCGCGATTCCGCACTCGTCATGCACGAGGACGACCTCAACCGCTACGTGAAGGGTGTGCTGTGCAAGGCCGTGGGCCAGGAACGCTGCCGCAGCGTCCGGGTCTATGTCCTCGAAGTTCCGCAGTTCAACGCCTCGATGTCGCCAAACGGCACGATGCGGGTGTGGAGCGGCTTGCTGCTCAGGGTGCAGAATGAAGCGGAACTGGCGGCCATTCTCGGCCACGAATTCGCGCATTTCGAGCTGCGCCACGGGCTGCGCGCGTTCAAGCAGGCACGCAGTTCCACCGATGTCGCGGCATGGGTGGGGCTTCTCGGCGCGGCGGCGGGGGTAAGCCCGGCGGCGCTGCAGATGAGCGTGATCGGCGGTATCTACCGCTTCAGCCGCGATCAGGAAGCCGCCGCCGACATGCTCAGCCTCGGCTACATGGCGAATTCGCCATATCCCAATGCCGCCGCCGCCGACGTGTGGCGTTACGTGATGGGAGAGGACGACGCCCGCTCGATTTCGCGCGGCTTGAAGCCGAAGCAGGCGTATTCGTCGGGGTTCTTCGATACCCATCCGGCTTCGCTGGCCCGCGCGACTTACCTGCAAGAGGAAGCCATGCGCCAACCGCATCCGGGTGACTATGGCGCCAAGGCCTACCGGGATGCGATGCGCCCGTACCTCGCTCGTTTTCTGGCCGCGCAGGTCAAGGCGAACGACTTCGGCGGCAGTGAATACCTGCTCCAGAAGATGTCGGGGGTCGAAGGCTGGACGGGTGATCTGCTGTTTGCACGCGGCCAGCTGTACAGATCGCGGGGCAACCCGCGCGACCTTGCCACCGCCTCGCAATTCTTCCGCGAGGCGATCACCCAGGGCTACGCCGAACCGGTCGTCTATCGCGAACTGGGTCTCTCGCTCATGCGCAACGGAGAACAGGCCGACGGCCGCACCGCCCTTCAGGAATACCTCACACGCAGTCCGGATGCCTCCGACCGCGGCATGATCAATGCTTTGGTCGCCACCAAATAG